A window of Poecilia reticulata strain Guanapo linkage group LG23, Guppy_female_1.0+MT, whole genome shotgun sequence genomic DNA:
CACGATTCTTTTTCGTTTTGCTTGAGTAAAATCACTATTAAATAATACTTCCTCTCAATCATTTGGAGATCAAGTGAATATGCAATAAACATCATTGTTACTAGACGCCCTTTTCACTGTTCCAATATATAAACAATAGCTACTTTAAGTATTAGTTTAGGAAGTCTtatactgaaaaaataaatgctctGGAAAAGTGATTCGTCGGCCggaatttgttatttttgtggtCATGTCattagtttttatcttttaaattctAGTCTTACAATGCCAGAATACATAATTAATACTTTTGTCTACCAGACTACATCATATTCAAATGATCAATTGTACATTGTGATCAAAAtctacttgagtaatttcttgcaTGACTactctttacttttacttgattaGAAAGATATTGAATTGATACTCCTACTTGATTACAATTATCGGCTACTCTACTTCTGCAAGTATGCACACAACCActaacaaacacagaaaatgctagctgattaaatattatgtttcttATTACTgttactataaaaaaaatgtaaattctaGTTATAAAGAAACTTCATGTAGGTCtaagcaccaacactgttttgtttgtgccattctttcctttttcataCATAAACAGAGCATCTCATCTTGTTTCTCATTAGGAATAAACAGCAACGTCTCGTTTTTCCAGCGTGTTTTGACTCATTGTCTGTATGCCATGGTGACTGCAGAAGCTAAGGGGGTGGTACTTGAACGCACCACCGGATCAGTATTGTGTTCAGTGCTGGCTCCTTCTCCGTCCTCCATCAAAGCCCGGCTCCATCTCCGCTGTACGGCGCAGGCCCGAAGTAGCGCAGCCGCTCTGAGGTTAGTGCCCTACCGCGCAATCTCCATTTATTTCAGCCCCGGCGCAGCCGCATCATCAAACCCGGCAGCGCAGGGGCGAGAGCTGATGGTTGTTTAGATGTTGACTCGGAGTGCGATTCTTTAGCATTTGAcgctgtttttcttcttcttttttttttttgggagggaaAGATGTTGTTGGCGCGTTTCGACAACCAGCTCAGACAGAGAGAGTAGCAGCTCTGGATGAGCTCTAGGCCGCTCGGCCTCTTTTTAGcgttatgttttgtttcatattgCGCGGGTTTCATGCTAGCTGTTGCATTACTGTTGATCGCCTCACACCCTACGCAGACATCGTtattgttcacattttaaagccGAATTACTGATATGTATTCGTAATAGTGTTGATATCATTCAGTTAATCGACTGTTCACCGCTAAATGGTTAGCCAGGAAGCTAAGTAGCCGAATGTAGGACATAGCTAGCTTAGCTTCCTAGAGGACTCATTGATAACAGACTGAAACAAATGTCCTCCGACGCCTGTTTCTGTTAGTATGAGCCTCGTTACAGACTTTATGAATTATTACACGCTTATTTATGGCTCAGGGTTATTCGTCCCACTGCGAAGATCCACTGCAAACAAGCTTATGAGAAATAAATTAGAAGTTtagctgattttcttttctattataTCTTTTGGATACGAAGTGATACATTGACAAATTTGCTAAtttatgtgatatttttattgatacttttgTAACGGACACTCTTTAAATTCTGCAGtctcagtttaaaataatttatgcttAAATAAAGTGTGCAAAATTCCTGTACGCATGTATGTGTttgagatgtttgttttccttgttaATATGATCGTCACCTCTTAGGCTGTAATAACCAAAATAgtttacacattcacacacccaATTAACCACTTGTAATGTGCTCTGTTGGTATGAAATAGTTGAGATTACATACTTACATATAGCGTTCTGTTATGGTTTTTTACTTTATGGCCCATCAGGTTGAACAGTTGCCTAGTTATCCATAGCCTGCAGGATAAACATTAACTTGTCACACAGCAAATTGGGAATACtgttaacaaaaaatatatgtcaTTTATTCCAACTgcgaaatgtatttaaaaaaatacttttatgtgCCTAGTGTGCAGGTAATCATGCATTTTTGCTGGTAACACAATTATGACAAGCTACTAGCTAGCTAATTAGCCTATATGCTATATCTTCAGTAAGCAAAAGTGTTGGTGCTTCAGTGCTTTTAGCaccatttccttgtttttcttttttgcaaacatcagaatttatctttttttaaaagtgaagtaGAATGTTAAGTacccttctttcagccagcatACCAGCAGTGCACAGCTCGGGCATGAGCCTTGCACTTTCATTATCTCCTTATTAGGACTGGAGATCAGAGAAATATTAACACCGTGTAGCTTAAGTGgttttgaaacttttcaaaaacctttgctcatttctgctgcttaAAATGCTGACTGATTTTCTGTCCTTACCATAAAGGCGTCAGCCAAACCCGACACAGTTGCCCTGGTAACGAATCGGTACACATCCTGTTTCAAAATTGTCTAATTCTATTGATTAGAATATGTAATTCTggtataaattaaataaaatggaactTGCTGGTTCATCGACAGCAGCAATCAGAGAGGAACAGCATTATATTTAACTCAGCTGCTGAGCAGGTTAGGTTGGTAACTGACTCTATAAGCCTAGCCCATCACCAAGGTACCTGACTCAGGAGATTTtatcagccttttttttttttttgacttccTAGACTTAGACCTGACGTttctaaaatctgattaaaaaggAGTCATTAAAAGGAGTTATTTTATCACTCCTTGGCTGAATGTTTAGGACCTTGTCCTTCTAGAAGATGAACCTCCACACAATATCAAGTCTCTCGTAGCCCCTATCATGAATCAGTTCCTGTTTCCAGACCCGTTTCTATAAAAGAAACATCATATGAAACAATCCATGCATTGGTAAAATGTCCTCGTCATGCAAAGCCACACGTCTTCTTGAACTTTCTCCGGCAGTACTGTCGATCTCGCTGTGTAAGCTTGGCGGCTGATAATGGACGAACACACCGTGAACACGACAGAACACATGACCACCATCGAGGCGAGCGCCGTCAGCCAGCAGGTTCGTTTCACCGTTCAAATTTTGCAGATTCCAAGTGACAAAAACGTTTTTGCTTCTTTGCGTATTGCCccgtaaaatatgttttctgtcattgtgTTCTTCTGATGTATTTCCTGTAGGTACACGTGACCACCTTCACAGAAGCTTCGATGATGAGCGCGGAGGAAGACTCGACGTCCTCGCCGGACGACGACCCCTACGATGACACGGACATCCTCAATTCAGCTGGCACTGATGAGGTCACTGCTCACCTGGCTGCTGCAGGTGGGAACAATATTTACCCGCTCGAGCGAAAACGCGGTTCCAAAAGAGTTTTAAGAAGCGACTTCATGCTGGGAGGTTTTATGCGCTGCCTCTCAGGTGGTGGTTTTATAATTCAAATAGCTTTTATGAAGTGTAATTCACTTGGTTTGACAGCAGGTGGTGCCATTGTTCTTGACATGATTGGAGAACATTGTCCCTCCTGCATCTGGATTTTGCAGATTCCTCACCTAACAGCTCGACGTCTGGAGAAAAATCTGCCCTGTATATTCAAGATAAACTTTCTTATTATGCGTTTAAAATGACTGAGAAGTTTGCAAATTTAAATCtggaaaaatatagaaaatattatGCGGTTCTTCCGTTGCAATCGCAAGTTGTTTCAAAAGCAGATAGCAgctaaatgaagaaaaagctttctttattttatttttttttgtagaatttaaagtaatttgtcGCTTGCGTCTCAGGTCCAGTAGGCATGGCTGCGGCTGCCGCCGTAGCAACCGGCAAGAAACGAAAAAGACCTCACATCTTTGAGTCCAACCCTTCCATCCGGAAAAGGCAGCAAACCCGTCTGCTCAGGTGAGTCACACCAACACATCTACAAAATTGTAACTTGAGACATCTGAGCTCGCGTCGACGCTGCTTTTGATTCAACAAATGGAGTAAAACGCGACGTATGTTTACAGGAAACTGCGTGCCACACTGGACGAATACACCACCAGAGTGGGCCAGCAGGCCATAGTGCTGTGCGTCTCTCCCTCCAAACCGAACCCGGTGTTTAAAGTTTTTGGTGCGGCTCCTCTGGAGAACGTAGTGAGTGGATCCACGTTTCGTACAGTGCgctttgcagaaatgtttgggAAATAAATGGTGCTGAGCCCCACGAGGAATACTTTTATGTAACCCCCACAAAAGTTTTGCTAAAGTCTTAGGTTATATTTGTgaaatcatgcaaaaaaaataaaaaataataatcccaGGTTCATGCTCCCCAAGTTTTTAGAGATCCCAAAAATCTTTATCAAGATCCTGTGTTAAATTCGAAAGATCCCACTAagggttcaaaagtggcttttTGTGAAATCCTGCAAAGGTTTTGAAAGTCGTCCAGTTTTATTTCCCCCAGAATTTTGCGTAGAACTCCTgtgattttcaaaacatttcctaAATCTCTCAAAAGTAGAACCATGGATGTTTGAAGAGCTTTGCAGGAtctggcaaaacaaaaactgcagtcCTGGAACTTGGGATTTTGCAAagctgtaaagcactttgttttatttaagcaaaacGTAAATTATAAAAGCAGTAAGTTTTCTTTACATAATCCACTATCCCCTGTCTCTGTCAtatcagttcttttttttttttctttttttttccaaggtgcaaagttgaaaaatatctaaagaaTATCTAAATTCCTCCAGAACAAATAGCATAATCAGGCCACGGTCCACCAAAGCTCTGTTTTTAACATAACAAGTGTTCttgtagcttttattttcatatataattttaatCCAAACATTTTCCGCATAATTCACCGTGTCGTGATGTCTGCTGATCTCCAGGTAAGGAAGTATAAGAGCATGATGTTGGAGGACCTGGAAAACGCGCTGGCTGAGCACGCGCCTGCAGGTGGAGAGCTGGCCTCAGAGCTGCCGCCGCTCACCATCGACGGCATCCCAGTCTCCGTGGATAAGATGACACAGGTGAGACGTCCACAGACTCCTGTCCCGTTAAATGAAGGAGCAGCTGCTGGCTGCGCAGTTAGTCGATGttcccagcagagggcgccctCTGACAAACCAGAGTGGcgtaaaagaaattattttatgcattaGTATTTCCTTGGGATTTTTTTATGGAACAGGAAGTAGTGCATAACTGCGAAGTAGAGCTgaaattttctaaatgttttacaagaaaaatgagtgaaaagtGTTACACGCGTTTATATTAAGCTCCCTTAAACAAAACCCCAGTTCTTTACAGCAGAGCCATTTAAATGTACGCAAATGCACACGTTTAATTTTTCCTTCCCCTTTTCCCCGACGTCAGCCGCGACACCCAATTCGCAATTAAACGCCGAATCAGCCGAAGCGGGGCAGCATCTCCCGTCTTTCAGAAAGCGAGAGGAAGGAAGCGCGGCGGCGTCTATCTCTCCCGCCTGGCGGGCCTTTCGCTGGCAGCATTAGTCCTCTGTTCGCCCGAGGGAGCCCGGCTTGTTTACGCCGCCGTCTCCCTGTGCAGCTGACGCACCCTGCGGCTCGTCGTCAGAGCTGGGCACGCCGGGCGGCCCTCAGAGACGGTCCACGTCCCGGGGAGCTTTCCCAGCCAATCCCGCGGCCCAGATAAATCCTCGGAGGCCAGGTGtcagttgctttgtttttctggagGTTGTAGGATGGGATTATCGTGAGTAACCTGTCGCCTCACTCAGCGCGGCGAGGCCAGGTGGAACGGTGCGGCTGCTCTTGGAGAGATGTGTGTGGTGCCGTGTGTTGGAAACGGGCGGCCTTCCTCCCTCTTGTGGGAAAACCTCGCAAACCGAGGGGATAGAAGTCATTAAAGCGAGCTGCTTCTCCTGATACACACCACAATACAATAATCTGCAATGTGTTTGACACACATAGGCTCCCGTCACATACAAGGAGCATCTGTAGCAGGTGATCCCAGGTCTAGGCTGAGCCTGTAATTACCCCCCAGTCTTGTTAGGTTCAGGGACCTGGCAATACAGCCCGCCATGCCGCACTCTGATTGGCCCACTGCTTCGGAGGATTAAGATTGGAAGCCGCGGGGGGAGAGGTGGAGGGGGGTGGTCGGCATGAGGGCAACATGCCACTTAACAAACTAGCCACTTTAATTAAGCCATCTGGCCCCGCACACAAACATCCGCATCACCCACAGGTGGAAACGCAAGAATCCCTTTACAGCTAAGTCCCTGCCCTTGGCTAATCCAAGCTGCGTCCCACTGCTCGCCGAACCCAAGCTTCCCTCGCTCCAGCCACCAGATGTAGCCTCTGTTTCGTCGAAGCGGCTTGTAATTAAGTGCCGCCGACCCTCCATTTTCTTCCGAGATCCATTTTGTCGTGCGTCGTCATGTGACGCCCTGCAAGGCAGTTTATTGGCGGATGATTGTGACTTAGGAGatggtgggggggggagggggggactATTAGGGAGGAGGCAGGGATTTATTTCTCTCAGAACCAAATTTAGCCCTGTGATGTCAAGGTAGGCAGACGCTGCAATGCCTCATTGTGCAATATAATCCTCTGGTGATGTGTGCATATTACTGGGACACTGAGGACACGGGCACTAAAACCCCACCACTGCATGCCGGGAACTGTGGCTGTATGCATTATTTGAGAGGCATAGGCGGGACATTATGCATTTGAATattagtaaatacaaaaagtttATTCTTTACATCAAGCATTCCTGCTTAAACTGAAACATGGATGGCGAAAACCATCCAGTGACAGAGTGGAGTGGAGTTAAATCGAACccttgtgttgttttaaaaaacagctgTAAGAAATCAACTTAAAGAGTGGGTGAAATTTAGCGTTTTACATGTAGGCCAAAAAACAAATCGCGCTGCCGGAGGTTCTCCTGGTGTCGGCCTGGAGCCGCAGCCATAGATCGGTCTCCCAATGAACACGTTCTCCTTTGAGCAACCCCGTTTCTATTTGCAGTTCTTCaccctctctgtgtgtgtctgatcGATGTGCGTCCACTGCGGCCCGCTCAAGGGCGTGTGCGCGTCAACGTGTGGCCTTTTTGaccgaggaaaaaaaaaagatttgtcattttttatctttccGTCTCGTGTCTTCGTTCCAGGCTCAACTGCGAGCCTTCATTCCAGAGATGCTGAAGTACTCGACGGGCCGAGGAAAGCCCGGCTGGGGCAAGGAGAGCTGCAAGCCCGTGTGGTGGCCTGACGACATCCCCTGGGCCAACGTTCGCAGCGACGTCCGCACCGAGGAGCAGAAGCAAAGAGTACGAAGCGTTTCCGTGCGGTTACTTGACTGAAAACCCTTCCTACGAAGTTGGCAAATGTTTTTGGGTGTTCTGAACCGGTCTTCTCCGCGCGTCCTCCTCCAGGTGTCGTGGACGCAGGCGTTGCGGACCATAGTGAAGAACTGCTACAAGCAGCACGGCCGCGAGGATCTGCTGTACGCGTTCGAGGACCAGCAGGTGACGACCGTGAGCGCCGCCCAGCACCACCTGACGGCGGCCCAGAGCATCGCTCACCTGGTGCCATCGCAGACTGTCGTGCAGACCGTCAACAACCCCGACGGAACCGTCTCGCTCATCCAGGTGCGCGCAGGCGTGCGCTGCCCTGCTTTCGTCGAGAGTTTTGAGCGGCTAAATGTTTCTCAAGATTCCCGCGGGAagctttcattcatttttttttttatttttattttttatcatttttcttttccaggtcGGCACGGGACACACGGTCGCAACTCTGGCAGACGCGTCCGAGCTTCCCGGCGTCACGGTGGCGCAGGTCAACTACTCGACTGTTACAGACGGGGAGGTAACGTTACTCCGTGTTGGTTTTTGAAACATTCGTTACACCGAATGTAGACGTACGTAATTAACAGAGGGAGTGGAGGTAAAGGTAGAACGctgcaacctttttttttttttttgtgtgtgttctgaAACTACATTTTCCCACGGTGGAACAGAACTGGGCCACACTCCAGGGAGGAGAGATGACCATCCAGACAACTCAAGCGTCAGAGGCCACGCAGGCCGTAGCGTCGCTGGCTGAAGCCGCAGTCGCTGCCAGTCAAGAGATGCAGTCTGGAGCCACCGTAACCATGGCTCTCAACAGGTCAGTCGGCTGGGGGCGGGGTCATGTAATGGCCCATCAAAGTGGGCGTCGGCTTATGCTTCTTAGGGTATGTATGGTAACTACAAGGAAAAATGTGAACCTCTTCCTTGAGAGTTTtacgcagaaaaaaaaacttttagcaCTTTGCAAGACAGACTTCACTGTGACAGGAAGTAAAGTGATATTTTATTGTTACGACATGCGTTCACACCCTCGCCCCTTGAGCGAGCAACTATTTGCACTTTTCCTCATATTTTACtgctttgtaaaacataaaataatgcataaaagtacttttttttttttttacttctacgctttcatatttgaaatatttttgataaatatacTGCGCTGAGTTATACTGTGAAGTCTTATTTTAACTTTGTTGTCAAAATACTCCACAGTATgtagccaaaacaaaaaaaacactcacattTTCAATGTCTGGCAGAAAACGCTGAGGTTTCCACCTGCGCCGTGGCGCATTCACCCCCATGTCTCTCGTATTTGTTTGCGCCACTCTTAATTTTCGCTTGAATAAAACTTGCGTCTGCTTCAGCAGGTCACCTGGGTTGAACGCTGATGAGTCACCTTGCCTCTCGTGCCATTTCAGCAGCTAATTAATTACCCGACGGCGAATTGTTTGTCATACAAGAACtgttaatttttatatattttttttttcaaaattagaagCCATGGGGGCGGCGGCTGAGATGAATTGGATTCGATTCACAGTacaaaagatgttttgttttgtttttcttgaaagaaaaagaaagttttgaatTTGCTGAATTCATCATTAATTGCCTGAGATGTTTGCTCGCTCTCCACTGCACCACTGTCATGGCAATCCTTTTTCAGACGTGCATGAGCATCTCCCATCGGGCCTTGTTACCTGCGCCCTCCTGAGTCCTGCTTCCTCTGCCCTCCCCTGCTGCTGTTTACTCGTGCTGAGCTGCTCCTCTCCTCTCACCCTGgaacattttgtctgttttccagCTCCCGAAacctctctgttgttttttttatttatttatttttttttatcactaagTACTCTTACAGCGCCTCTTCCTTTCCGCTTATCTTGTGCTTCTGTCACAAATATGATTGCCGGCCGTCGCAGTTGCTTCCATGAGTTCATATCAAAGCTGCGGCGGTAATAAGCTGGCGATAATTCCACCGAGTCGATCTGGTTAATAAAACTGCTCCGGTAAAGCCGTAGCACCTGGCCTTTGGGGAGATGTGACAGATTCCCTGTAAGTCCAGACAAGTAAAGCCTCTTACCGCTCATACACTCCTGCCTCTTCACCTCACATCTCTAATAACCCGTGAGctcgtgcgtgtgtgtgcgtgtgtatatGTCGCAAAGCTTTTAGGCTTTCTGCCAGAAGATTGTATCTTTAGGCTCTAGACTTTCCatctatccttttttttttttttttgctaatgcaatagcattttaaaaacgtgtgcacaaatgtgttttggttgtgttgCAGCGAGGCAGCAGCCCACGCCGTAGCAACGCTGGCCGAGGCCACTCTTCAAGGAGGGGGTCAGATCGTGCTGGCGGAGACGGCAGCTGCTGTGGGGGCTCTGGCCGGGGTCCAGGACGCTACAGGTACCGCTTCTCGCCCCTCTGCGTCATCGGAAGCATACGACCGAAGTGTTCGCGAGCCTTCGTTTTTTCCCACGTCAAAGCCACAGACTCGAGTGTAGCTTATTGGGATTTTTGCCTGACTCGCCAACCGTCGCAAAGTAGTTCGGAAATGTGAAACGAGAGAAAAATTgtcattttcacacttttttttttttttgaacaactGAGATCCAAAGACGTTTGGCCTTCATTTGTGTTCGAAGCACCCcatgattttatttcagggCGTCTGAATAAAGGGAAAACCACCACTGTATTTTCTATCAGTGTATCACATGAAATTCCATATTTTAGGTCAGAATGGGTGAAGTTTCGCAAATGCTAACCAGTCAATGGCGTTTCCAATTAGCCTTACTACGTCTAAGCTTCACACCAGTGACACTCATCTTAGTTTTAATCTACTCTGTGCTAATTTAACAGATGGCGTGTTTCATCTGTGTTGCACCTTGTAGTAACACTTCCTGCTTCGAATGATAACGTTATTACAGTGCTAAACAAAAACGGAACCACTCCAGATCCATGAATAGATCCCTCCTACAAAGCTTGATCCACTCCATTATCAATCCTGGGTTTAATCGCTTCACCAGCTGtcagcatacacacacacacacagatgtccTCTTACGTTTCTGCGTACAGTTCATGCACACGCTGGCACGGTTTCACCTGCTTGTTTAGATTTTTCGAAATGCCTGCTCTCGGATGGACAATTCAGACACACGAAGATGTTTTGAGCCAGCATCGCTCTGGGACGGAGCACTTGTAGAAGATCAATCGGTTCGCATTCTTGTCTCAGCTTACTGTTCACGGCCTGCAGAGGTCAAGAAAGCCCGTGAGCGAAGCGCGTGCCACAACGTGCACATAGCGAGCACAGCGCAAGAAGTTGCTACAACTAAACTTACAACAAAGATAAATGGGGGAAATTGAAGATGAGCcgaaagaaactttttttctgggAATCTAAAGTAGAGTAAAACGAATGAGTGCATTTTAACCTGGTCTAAGCTTACAGTTACAGGAGCGATCGCAAGCCGCTGCCATGTCCCGCGGTGATATTCGGGCCTTCTTGTGGCACAGTGACAGCTTGCAGGGAGGAGCAAAAGGCCCACATGTCCGCAGCAAATAATCCCTGCAGGCAGAGActcaaaacaccaaaacagcTGGGAATGGGGGAAGCGAGCCGAGGGTGTCCGATTGGTAGAATGCTCAATGAAGTAAGACGCAGGGTCCCTACACAATCTGAGGGAGTGtggaatttcattttattagctTCCACGGCTGGataaatgtggggaaaaaagagaggTTTGTATCAATACATCCCTCCGTCCGTCCTTTGACCATTCTATTCATTCATCAACACATAGATCCGTTtaacccaacaacaacaaaaaaacgtcaTCGTTTGATAATTGATCGTTCCTCTGCTTGGGTTGTTGACGCCGGTTCCGCTCTGTGTTGTTCCCGTCAGGATTGGTCCAGATCCCGGTCAGCATGTACCAGACGGTAGTGACCAGCCTCGCCCAGGGCAACCGGCCGGTTCAGGTGGCGATGGCGCCCGTCGCCACGCGCATAGACAACACGGTCACGCTGGACGGCCAGGCGGTGGAGGTCGTGACCTTGGAGCAGTGACACTGTGGACCTCGGACGGAGTAGAATGCACTGAACAGCCATCTTGGAgactttgtttctcttctgttttttttttttttgttgttttttttccaagacaaCACATTGTGTACGatgttgaatatatttttaaatgtaccaCTGCAGGGGAAAGTAAAAATGATTACCAATGCATTGTGTTTACTATGTAAAAGATAAGGCTTTCGTTGTTATATTTCATTtatcttcatattttttaagcTCTGTGATGTTGAGTGTctagtatttatttctgtaaaatgaatCCTCActatacaaacaaacaaaaacaacaacaacaacaaaaaaaacccggAAGGAAAGCCACCACAATATCATCACGATCAATTTTGGGCTTGATGTGTACGTTGCTATGTAATGCTAGtcgattatttttgtttgtgcctcGGTCAGCGGTCACTCCCTTCGGCTCCTCTCGTTCCCCATCGCTGCTCCTTCACACACTCCCGCATCATTTCCTCACATTAGAGGGGAAGgctaaattaaattacattgtCTTGTCATGTGCTtgttttcgtttttcttttctcatcccCAAACATGCCAAAGATTGGCAGTCTCAGGATATACATTATGCTGTTGTTTACTGCTGCGCTACTAAAcccgtcttgtttttttttatatatacatatatattattattaatatttatagtGCATGAAGTTGGAGGCGCAACCTTTagtatgttatttttaacatggATCTCTTGAATCATCTTGGATCGGCGTCCCTCCGCTACGTTGCTGGAAGTCA
This region includes:
- the nrf1 gene encoding nuclear respiratory factor 1 — protein: MDEHTVNTTEHMTTIEASAVSQQVHVTTFTEASMMSAEEDSTSSPDDDPYDDTDILNSAGTDEVTAHLAAAGPVGMAAAAAVATGKKRKRPHIFESNPSIRKRQQTRLLRKLRATLDEYTTRVGQQAIVLCVSPSKPNPVFKVFGAAPLENVVRKYKSMMLEDLENALAEHAPAGGELASELPPLTIDGIPVSVDKMTQAQLRAFIPEMLKYSTGRGKPGWGKESCKPVWWPDDIPWANVRSDVRTEEQKQRVSWTQALRTIVKNCYKQHGREDLLYAFEDQQVTTVSAAQHHLTAAQSIAHLVPSQTVVQTVNNPDGTVSLIQVGTGHTVATLADASELPGVTVAQVNYSTVTDGENWATLQGGEMTIQTTQASEATQAVASLAEAAVAASQEMQSGATVTMALNSEAAAHAVATLAEATLQGGGQIVLAETAAAVGALAGVQDATGLVQIPVSMYQTVVTSLAQGNRPVQVAMAPVATRIDNTVTLDGQAVEVVTLEQ